A section of the Acidimicrobiia bacterium genome encodes:
- a CDS encoding carboxylate-amine ligase, producing MERPAFTVGIEEEYLLVDPDTRDLVGNPGGSFMAECAELLGPRVSPELLKAQVEVVTSPAADIGGAGAELRSLRSSVCDIAERYGFRVIAASTHPFAHWEAQEITDTERYLMLAQDLQGVVRRLMICGMHVHVGIEDPDLRLDLMNQVVYFLPHLLAMSTSSPFWDGGDTGLKSYRMAVFYSMPRTGLPEPFSSWAEYERHVAVLRDAGVIEDASRLWWDVRPSARYPTIEMRISDVCTRVDDGLAVAAVFQSLLGMLFRRRQQNQRWRTYATMLIRENVWRAQRYGVEATLMDFGRGVLVPYPDLVDEIVELVRTDAEELGCLDHVLRAPGIAAEGTSADRQLAAYRAVVDAGGSVHEGLVAVVDELIVDTKVGL from the coding sequence ATCGAGCGCCCGGCGTTCACCGTAGGCATCGAGGAGGAGTACCTGCTCGTCGACCCGGACACCCGCGACCTCGTGGGTAATCCGGGTGGCTCCTTCATGGCCGAGTGCGCCGAGCTCCTCGGTCCTCGGGTGAGCCCGGAGCTCCTCAAGGCTCAGGTCGAAGTCGTGACCAGCCCGGCGGCGGACATCGGCGGTGCCGGAGCCGAGTTGCGGTCGCTGCGGTCATCGGTGTGCGATATCGCCGAGCGTTACGGGTTCAGGGTGATCGCCGCATCGACCCACCCGTTCGCCCACTGGGAGGCACAAGAGATCACCGACACGGAGCGGTATCTGATGCTCGCCCAGGACCTCCAGGGCGTGGTGCGTCGGCTCATGATCTGCGGGATGCACGTGCACGTCGGGATCGAGGACCCGGATCTGCGGCTCGACCTGATGAACCAGGTGGTCTACTTCCTGCCCCACCTGCTCGCCATGAGCACCTCTTCACCGTTCTGGGACGGCGGCGACACCGGCCTCAAGTCGTATCGGATGGCCGTGTTCTACTCGATGCCTCGCACCGGGCTGCCCGAGCCGTTCTCCTCATGGGCCGAGTACGAGCGTCACGTCGCCGTGCTGCGCGACGCCGGTGTCATCGAGGATGCGTCCCGACTCTGGTGGGACGTTCGGCCCTCGGCCCGCTACCCGACCATCGAGATGCGCATCTCCGACGTGTGCACCCGCGTCGACGACGGTCTCGCCGTCGCCGCCGTGTTCCAGTCGCTCCTCGGGATGCTGTTCCGGCGCCGCCAGCAGAACCAGCGGTGGCGCACCTACGCGACGATGCTCATCCGCGAGAACGTGTGGCGGGCCCAGCGCTACGGGGTCGAGGCGACACTGATGGACTTTGGTCGCGGGGTTCTCGTTCCTTACCCCGACCTGGTCGACGAGATCGTCGAGCTGGTCCGTACTGACGCCGAGGAGTTGGGCTGCCTCGACCACGTGCTGCGGGCGCCGGGGATCGCCGCCGAAGGCACCAGCGCTGATCGTCAACTCGCCGCCTATCGGGCCGTCGTCGACGCAGGCGGCTCCGTCCACGAAGGCCTAGTCGCCGTGGTCGACGAGCTGATAGTGGATACGAAGGTAGGACTTTGA